aggaaattaAGTGATTTGTCTATGAGGGTTTATAACATGTGttacttatttttttattaaaaaaaattagtttttttatgGTGTAAGCTTAGtgcttataaattaaattttatattctAATTACCAAGAATACTACACAATattttagaataataataataataataacaacaaaacaacaacaacacaTTCATGCATCATATGCATAATATACTCTTTCGCATTATGtagtttatctattttttatgcTTATCTATCCTTCATTACTTATTCATAGGTTCGAGAAGTTCTTTCGCTGGTAAGCCAAATTGACTATATTGCATTGTGATCGTCTATATTTTTTTAGTGAGtggatatttttaattttttttttgtattatgaATCCAAAATTTGTTTATGCAAATTTATGAAGAATTTTAtgctgaaaaattatttttgatatTATTTGTTCTGATATATTATTTGTTCTGATATATTATTCTAATAATAAATAGTAATTCAACTTGACAAGAGTTACATTGTTTTGAAAAGTTGTAATTTATGTATTGATAGtaattttttgtatttgaatGTTATAGTCCAAGGACACACTTTTGATTGTTTGACCTATTGCTAAGATTATGGGAGATATGGATTTTATCCTCCTCATTTATTCTAATATTTTGTAATGTTAGATATAATGAATATGGGTCTGTCTGTATGTGCGATCGTGTATGACTCTATTATGTTTTATTCTATTTATTTGACAAATCATGTTGTCCATCAGGTTACATACTCAAactaatatttatttatttgttttgatcAAATAAGCTTATGATGCATGCAATAATGGTATTTTGAGATTGGTTAAATATGTTTATACTAtctaaattttgagttttgtttatGATGAATGTACCTTGATTTTTGGAAAAATGATAAACTATTTCCTAGATAATGTTTTATAAATATAGGTGTAGCTTTTGTAGTCCTTTATTGTATGAGTGTTGACTCATTTCAATTCTTTTAAATTTTGCAGAATAAGTTATATCATTTTAATTCTCTTGTTCTAGTATTCGTAGAGGGATTGTCTACTTTCGTACTAATGGTCAACTACCTTTTTGAACGTTTTCGAGTATCTTGTATTTTAAACTTGTATAAgcttgatcttttttttttttacttcgaGATTATCGTATAAAATATTTATACCTTGATTTCCTTCTTATTTTGTTTCACATTATTTGTTTATAAAATATGTTTTCGGTtgaaatttagatttttttttcttgtatacCATTCTAACCTCATTAATTGGGTAGACAAAAGAGAACTAAAAAACGAAAAAGATACGTTAAAATACCATTAGGGTGCATTTGACCTAATGGATAGGATAGGTTAAGGATCTTCGACTCATTTTTTATGCAACAAGTAAATATGATTGGATTAGTTAAGGAAGGGATCTTAGCCCTTCCTCCTGAGATAGGGTTGGCTAGTTTCCAACCATTGGCTAGCGCTAGCCAACAAAAAAATATACAAGGATGTCCCCTAGTCTCCtccccccacaaaaaaaaattgttttactCTACCTATAGATGTGAGTACACCTCCTTTCTACCTATAGATAGGGTAAGAAATATACATAAACACTTGCGAATTGCAATTTGAGTGAATTAAAGCTCACACCTGAACTAAATTCCAAAAGATATGCACTTATGCTTAGCTTAGTTTCCATGCCCATCCCACCTAGACTTCAACAATAATTTCAATCTAGAAAGAAGGTAAGAACACAATCAAATTTGTTCGGACATCCCAAATTAAGGGCTACACAATATATTTGATAAAATCAATACTATAGCCAACATTGTTAATACAAACCCCAACagtgagaaagaaaagaaaagaaaatctaatTCCTCGGATTAATTTTCATTTAGTACAATAGAAATGTGCTGAggatattttgagaaaataaacaATCAAACTCTAAATtgagcaaaaataaataaataagtaaatatacGAGGCggtgaaaattaaaaattagagagtgcgaataaaaatattaaaataatttattattttattttttgtatatcaCAAATCAAACACAACACATGATAACTTTAATAAATAGCGTAATTCAGTTCAGTTTGTCTCATGGGAGCCTATCAATTTTGGCCAATGCACccttaattaataatatttattactataatTCTATTATCacagtatttaaaataattttacaaaataaaaaatgtaagaTTTTCGCCAGAATGTTCTTGCAAGGATCATGAAGCAATattaatttggtcaaagatcttTGAGAGCATCTTTCTATGTGTACGTGGCAATTGAACGCAGAAAGTGCCACATCAGGCGGGAGTTGCGCACGTGGTCCCCAAATCTAAAGTAAAAACCAAGTCACCACCACCTCATTCACAACTCGAACGCTTTCGAAACAGAAAGCGCCTCCGATACTCCCAACGGCGATGGCGGCAACGGCCATCTCCGGCGCTTCCATAAGCTCGTTCTCGCGGACTGCCTTCTCTAAAGTATCGCATTCAGACCAAGCGGCGTTCGGAGTCAGTCACAGCCGCCGGATCGACCTTAACAAAGAATTTCGGAGATCATCCATTAGGGTTTCGATTCAGGAGGACTACCATGGAGGAGACGTGAAGAAGAGGGCTAAAGCTCTCGAGTTGCGGAGGGTTTTGGGGGACTACTCGGACTCTTCTGAGAACGTTTCCAGAGATTCACAGCCACAACCAAGTAGGCAGACTCACTCCTTGTTCCTTGTTCTGAAATGTGCGCTGTTTGGATGCCGATAAAATattggaaaagaaaaaggaattgAATGTTCAGAAACCTGCTTGACGTTGGTTCTTGGGGTAATGATTGGAATCCGTTTTAAAgatatttttttcctttaaatttCCACCGTTTTGTTCAGCGGATCCATTATATTTTCGTTGTTTGGGGTCCGAGAAAACTAAAGCTTGCACTGAACTGAGTCTAGTGCAATTATTTGGACTATATGACATGAGTTTTCCTTTATTAAAAAACCGAAAAAATCATCGAACATAAAATCTTAAATTTGTTTTTTTCGTTTTTTGCGTTTCCTCATCATTTTCGTCACTATCAGATGGTAggtaattttttattaatttatttattccaCCTCTCtgttttttaataatttatttttgtgtCTACGGGGTGATGTCAGAGCCTTTGTCTGCTCATGATTTGTCAAATTCAGCCAGGGATGGGTCTAGAATTCGCGTGGCATACCAGGTATCGTATTATTGTTAGATGATGGTTTACCTTATTAGTGATAATGAAATTTATTCCTGTTCatatttcttcttttacttttgttttattttttttgttgtggTCTGTTGTTTGAAgttttgcatttaattttagggAGTTAGTGGTGCATACAGTGAGTCGGCAGCAGAGAAAGCATACCCGAATTGTGAAGCAGTCCCCTGTGAACAATTTGACACAGCTTTTTTGGTGATCTCTTCTTCTCTTAGTCGCTTGCTTGGGCTGGATGCACTTTGTTTTCTTTtgcctttattttttattttttatttgtcttggctttccatttttcatattttagaTTTATGGatataatgaataaataaattgtatattcatttaaaaaatatgtgATTGATGCTATTTGCTGATGAGATACGAAATTTTAGCCAACCAAAAGTTGCTTTACAGTAAGAAGGCTTTCGGATAAGTTGGACTTGTACACTATACATGGGATCATGCATTAGTTGGTCATAAAAGGAAAACTCAGTAGAGATGAGAGCCGATACTCAAATGTTAGTTTGATTGACAATGGATAGTAAAGAGGGATGAATGAAATTAATAACTGATGCTGAAGTGCTTTGTGATGGATACATAGCCACAGCTTTAAGTCCCACTGTCAAGGATGCTTCGTTGTTTGAAAATCCACATAAGAATGACAATCTATTTGTCACCAGCATGTGGAGGTTTTCGGTCGTCGTAGTCAACAAGTTCATTACTGTTGActccatgtgcatgtgcatgcgTGTGTGCATTTGTGCATGTgcttgtattttatttatttatttgtgtatGTGTGGGTGTGTTTGtgtgcaagagagagagagagagagagactgcgcCACAGTTTGTTCTTGAGCAGCTATGAGCTGTAATGACACCTTCATTCTCTTGTTTTATTTTCCCCACAGGCTGTTGAGCACTGGCTTGTTGACAGGGCAGTTTTGCCTATTGAAAATTCCTTAGGGGGTAGCATCCACCGGAATTATGATCTTTTGCTTCGACATAGATTGCATATTGTTGGGGAGGTGCAACTTGCTGTTAGGCATTGTTTACTAGCCAATCAGGGTGTTGGAGTAGAAGATTTGACAAGGGTTCTTAGCCATCCTCAAGTATGCCCATTCCCCAACTCAAAGTAGTTGTATTAGTAGTAGTAGTTGTTATGTGAATTTATTTGCAATGTGAGTGATGTTTCAGGCTCTTGCTCAGTGTGAGAACACACTAACAAAGTTGGGAGTGGTCCGAGAAGCTGTAGATGATACTGCTGGAGCTGCAAAGGTGAGTTTTAAACTTTTGAATTTAGTTAGAGGCTCCTAGGTAATTTGAAAACTGATAATAGTTTGAAGTAGAAAAATGCATTTTAAAATAATTCTCACTATGGGAGCATTATAACAGATTGGTGAAAAACTGAGATGAGGATGGTAGATTAACGTAATTGCCATCCTGATGCATTTGGCTCTGTTGAAAGGCATTAAAATATAGCTTATAACACTTCGGCAAAATTATGCAACTGTTGCTTACTTTTATGCTGGTTGTGTAGCACTGATATGATATATTTGCCTTTTTTGCATTATCAGCAGTGTTAGTGGGCATATTGGAAGTAGAAGCCTCATAATTTTCACTttatatcacttttcatcataTTTTAGAAATTTCCTTGTGGAGGCCATGACTAAAATAAGTAGCAGTCTATTCCTTGTTACAATCATTTGATACCATACCAATGCTATATTTGTAGTTTGTTGCTTTCCATAAACTCAAAGACACAGGTGCAGTTGCTAGTTTCGGTGCAGCTGGAATCTATAATTTGAATGTCCTTGCTCAAGATATTCAGGTATATATCCTTCTTGTTGTCACGATAAGGATTTCGATATAATTCCAATCTCTTAGGGATACTCTTGCACTGCACAGGATGATTCAGATAATGTTACTCGCTTCCTAATGCTGGCAAGAGAGCCTATTATTCCAGGCACAGATAGGCCTTTCAAGGTATCCCTTTTGATATACAAGACCTATGAGAAATGGGGAAGATTAAATCAGCCACTAACTAAGATTGCGTTGCTCAATTGTAAAACATATTGTCTGAATGGTTCTAGGAACTGTATTTTAGAACTTCACTTAAATCTTTCGTAAACTTGGTTTGGACTGAGATTATTATCATTTGTCTTGCAGACAAGCATTGTTTTTTCCCTAGAAGAGGGGCCTGGTGTGCTTTTCAAGGCTCTGGCTGTTTTTGCCATGAGGAATATCAATCTTTTAAAGGTATTTAATTTGGTTCACCGAAGTTCCGTCTCTCCTTTTTTATGTGCACTATTGTAGTTTGTAACTGTTTTCTTGTTTGCCAGATTGAAAGCCGTCCACAGCGTAAGCAGCCCCTCCGTTCAGCTGGTGAAAGCAGTAATGGGTCTCCAAAGTAATGCAAATCATATATGAAATTCTAagaatttgttttttttattaacaCTCTTtgttttcccctttttttttttctatcagtGCAGATTCTACAGAATACATATTGTTTTGCTTTAGCACATCTCAGTATTCTTTTAGGATGCTTTTGTCTGCACCTAATCATTTTTATACTGATTAATTTACTAGCGTGTAACTGGACAGATACTTTGACTACCTTTTCTATGTGGATTTTGAAGCATCAATGGCTGACCCCAATTCTCAGAATGCCCTCAAGCATTTAAAGGTGCAGTTTCCTGGCAAATATACTCGAGCACTGTGGTATCAATAGTGGTAAGAAGTGCTGATGTTACTTTTTGTATGTCAACAGGAATTTGCTACATTCTTGAGAGTGCTGGGAAGTTACCCAATGGATGTTAGCCAGATATGAGTGCACCTTGAATCTGGtgagaccattttgaactgatgCTTAACAGTCGTTTCTTCTATCAAAATGCAACTGCACAAtttatacatgtgtgtgtgagtgtgtatATGTATGCAGAAAAAATG
This region of Malania oleifera isolate guangnan ecotype guangnan chromosome 10, ASM2987363v1, whole genome shotgun sequence genomic DNA includes:
- the LOC131167100 gene encoding arogenate dehydratase 2 isoform X1 encodes the protein MAATAISGASISSFSRTAFSKVSHSDQAAFGVSHSRRIDLNKEFRRSSIRVSIQEDYHGGDVKKRAKALELRRVLGDYSDSSENVSRDSQPQPKPLSAHDLSNSARDGSRIRVAYQGVSGAYSESAAEKAYPNCEAVPCEQFDTAFLAVEHWLVDRAVLPIENSLGGSIHRNYDLLLRHRLHIVGEVQLAVRHCLLANQGVGVEDLTRVLSHPQALAQCENTLTKLGVVREAVDDTAGAAKFVAFHKLKDTGAVASFGAAGIYNLNVLAQDIQDDSDNVTRFLMLAREPIIPGTDRPFKTSIVFSLEEGPGVLFKALAVFAMRNINLLKIESRPQRKQPLRSAGESSNGSPKYFDYLFYVDFEASMADPNSQNALKHLKEFATFLRVLGSYPMDVSQI
- the LOC131167100 gene encoding arogenate dehydratase 2 isoform X2 — its product is MFRNLLDVGSWEPLSAHDLSNSARDGSRIRVAYQGVSGAYSESAAEKAYPNCEAVPCEQFDTAFLAVEHWLVDRAVLPIENSLGGSIHRNYDLLLRHRLHIVGEVQLAVRHCLLANQGVGVEDLTRVLSHPQALAQCENTLTKLGVVREAVDDTAGAAKFVAFHKLKDTGAVASFGAAGIYNLNVLAQDIQDDSDNVTRFLMLAREPIIPGTDRPFKTSIVFSLEEGPGVLFKALAVFAMRNINLLKIESRPQRKQPLRSAGESSNGSPKYFDYLFYVDFEASMADPNSQNALKHLKEFATFLRVLGSYPMDVSQI